A genomic stretch from Helianthus annuus cultivar XRQ/B chromosome 1, HanXRQr2.0-SUNRISE, whole genome shotgun sequence includes:
- the LOC110868309 gene encoding serine/threonine-protein phosphatase PP1 isozyme 2 — protein sequence MAENGQGIEPVLLDDIINRLLEFRQARTLRQVQLSESEIRQLCTVSREIFLQQPNLLELEAPIKLCGDIHGQYGDLLRLFEYGGFPPESNYLFLGDYVDRGKQSLETICLLLAYKIKYPENFFLLRGNHECASINRIYGFYDECKRRFNVRLWKTFTDCFNCLPAAALIDDKILCMHGGLSPDLTNLDQIRNLARPTDVPDSGLLCDLLWSDPSRDVKGWGMSDRGVSYTFGADKVAEFLMQHDMDLVCRAHQVVEDGYEFFADRQLVTIFSAPNYCGEFDNAGAMMSVDESLMCSFQILKPADRKPRYL from the exons ATGGCTGAAAACGGTCAGGGGATAGAGCCTGTGTTGCTTGATGATATAATTAACAGGTTGTTGGAGTTTCGGCAGGCGAGAACCCTGCGGCAGGTTCAGTTATCAGAATCGGAGATTCGACAGCTTTGTACGGTTTCTCGAGAGATTTTTCTTCAGCAGCCGAATTTGCTGGAGCTTGAGGCCCCAATTAAGCTATGTG GTGACATTCATGGGCAATACGGTGATTTACTGCGGCTTTTTGAATACGGTGGTTTTCCTCCAGAATCGAATTATTTATTCCTAGGTGATTACGTGGATCGTGGCAAACAAAGTCTCGAAACAATTTGTCTCTTACTCGCTTACAAAATTAAATACCCCGAGAACTTTTTTCTTCTAAGAGGAAACCACGAGTGCGCTTCTATTAACCGGATATACGGTTTTTACGACGAGTGTAAACGTCGTTTTAATGTCAGACTTTGGAAAACATTCACCGACTGTTTCAACTGTCTTCCTGCTGCTGCACTAATTGACGACAAAATCTTATGCATGCACGGCGGGCTTTCTCCCGATTTAACAaatttggaccagattcggaattTGGCCCGCCCGACCGATGTACCGGATTCGGGCCTGCTTTGTGATTTGCTTTGGTCTGATCCGAGTAGAGATGTGAAAGGATGGGGGATGAGTGATCGGGGAGTTTCGTATACGTTTGGAGCTGATAAAGTTGCGGAGTTTTTAATGCAACATGATATGGATCTTGTCTGTCGAGCCCATCAG GTTGTAGAAGATGGGTATGAGTTCTTTGCTGATAGGCAGCTTGTTACGATATTTTCGGCCCCAAATTATTGTGGTGAATTTGATAATGCTGGAGCAATGATGAGTGTTGACGAAAGCTTAATGTGTTCTTTTCAAATTTTGAAGCCAGCTGACAGAAAACCGAGATATTTATAA
- the LOC110868319 gene encoding ras-related protein Rab2BV, which yields MASRIDSEYDYLFKIVLVGDSGVGKSNILSRFTRNEFSLESKSTIGVEFATRTLEVDGKTIKAQIWDTAGQERYRAITSAYYRGAVGALLVYDITKNSTFDNLQRWLHELREHADANIVLMLAGNKSDLNHYRAVSEQDGQSFAEKEGLLFLETSALESYNIENAFHTVLTDIYHIVSKKALVAEEAALGVPGKGTAINVGGGASGNTKKGCCSS from the exons ATGGCGAGTAGGATTGATTCCGAGTATGATTACTTGTTCAAGATCGTGTTGGTAGGGGATTCGGGTGTTGGTAAATCCAACATTTTATCGAGGTTTACTAGGAATGAATTTAGTTTGGAGTCCAAATCCACCATTGGAGTTGAGTTTGCTACTAGAACTCTTGAG GTAGACGGAAAGACAATAAAGGCTCAAATTTGGGACACAGCAGGCCAAGAGAGGTACCGGGCCATCACCAGCGCCTATTACAGAGGTGCGGTTGGAGCTCTTTTGGTTTACGACATAACCAAAAACTCAACCTTTGACAATCTTCAAAGGTGGTTACATGAGCTAAGAGAACACGCGGATGCTAACATTGTTCTTATGCTGGCTGGAAACAAATCTGATCTGAACCACTATCGAGCCGTGAGTGAACAAGATGGTCAGTCATTCGCGGAAAAAGAAGGGCTTTTGTTTCTTGAAACATCTGCACTTGAATCGTATAATATTGAGAACGCATTTCACACGGTTTTGACTGATATATACCATATTGTTAGCAAGAAAGCGTTGGTGGCAGAAGAGGCGGCGTTGGGTGTACCGGGGAAGGGAACCGCCATTAATGTCGGTGGTGGTGCATCTGGGAACACAAAGAAAGGTTGCTGCTCAAGTTGa